One genomic segment of Brassica napus cultivar Da-Ae chromosome A3, Da-Ae, whole genome shotgun sequence includes these proteins:
- the LOC106434710 gene encoding heptahelical transmembrane protein 1-like, with product MDQDGPNYEPETVPCSNSSCKSKIVPGDGSSGPKKIKSQKTRKRRELMSYSELPEYMKDNEYILNYYRAEWSIRDAFFSVFSFHNESLNVWTHLLGFILFVGLTVANIMHHDKFFPVDAKSPGNVTRWPFFVFLGGSMFCLLSSSICHLFCCHSKDLNVFLLRIDYAGITAMIITSFFPPIYYIFQCTPRWYFIYLAGITSMGIFTIITLFTPSLSSPKYRGFRALLFASMGLFGVVPAVHAIVVNWENPQRNVTLMYELGMAVFYLVGTGFYVGRVPERLKPGWFDRVGHSHQIFHVFVMLGALSHYAAALLFLDWRDHVGC from the exons ATGGACCAAGATGGTCCGAACTACGAACCAGAAACGGTGCCGTGCAGCAACAGCAGTTGCAAGAGCAAGATTGTTCCTGGAGATGGAAGCAGCGGTCCgaagaaaataaaatctcaGAAGACAAGAAAACGACGAGAATTGATGTCGTATAGTGAGCTTCCGGAGTACATGAAGGATAACgaatatatattgaattattaCAGAGCTGAATGGTCCATTAGAGATGCTTTCTTCAGCGTCTTCAGTTTCCACAATGAGTCCCTCAACGTCTGGAc ACATTTACTTGGTTTCATTTTATTTGTGGGACTAACCGTAGCTAACATTATGCATCACGATAAATTCTTCCCCGTG GATGCAAAGAGTCCAGGGAATGTAACAAGATGGCCATTTTTCGTCTTCTTAGGAGGCTCAATGTTCTGCCTTCTCTCAAGCAGTATTTGCCACCTCTTCTGCTGCCACTCCAAAGACCTTAACGTCTTCCTCCTCCGCATAGACTATGCCGGTATCACTGCCATGATCATCACTTCTTTCTTCCCACCAATCTACTACATCTTCCAGTGCACTCCTCGTTGGTACTTCATCTACCTCGCAGGCATTACCTCTATGGGAATCTTTACGATCATCACACTCTTCACTCCATCACTTTCCTCTCCCAAGTACCGAGGTTTTCGAGCTTTGCTCTTTGCCTCCATGGGGCTTTTCGGGGTCGTGCCTGCTGTCCATGCGATAGTGGTCAACTGGGAAAACCCGCAAAGGAACGTGACACTCATGTACGAGCTGGGCATGGCAGTGTTCTATCTTGTTGGGACAGGGTTCTATGTAGGTAGAGTACCTGAGAGGCTTAAACCTGGATGGTTTGACCGAGTAGGACATAGTCATCAGATCTTCCATGTGTTCGTTATGTTGGGTGCTTTGTCCCACTATGCAGCTGCTCTTCTGTTCTTAGACTGGCGCGACCATGTTGGTTGTTAA
- the LOC106434721 gene encoding 40S ribosomal protein S8-1 — protein MGISRDSIHKRRATGGKQKQWRKKRKYEMGRQPANTKLSSNKTVRRIRVRGGNVKWRALRLDTGNYSWGSEAVTRKTRVLDVVYNASNNELVRTKTLVKSAIVQVDAAPFKQWYLQHYGVEVGRKKKNASAVAAKKDGEEGEEVAPAAAAPEETKKSNHVLRKIESRQEGRSLDSHIEDQFASGRLLACISSRPGQCGRADGYILEGKELEFYQKKIQKKKGKGAA, from the exons ATGG GTATCTCTCGTGACTCCATCCACAAGAGACGTGCCACTGGAGGCAAGCAGAAGCAATGGAGGAAGAAGCGAAA GTACGAGATGGGAAGGCAGCCAGCCAACACCAAGTTGTCCAGCAACAAGACGGTGAGAAGAATCAGAGTCCGTGGAGGTAACGTCAAGTGGCGTGCGTTGAGGCTCGACACCGGTAACTACTCATGGGGAAGTGAAGCAGTTACCCGCAAGACCAGGGTTCTTGATGTTGTCTACAACGCTTCCAACAACGAGCTTGTCCGAACTAAGACTCTTGTCAAGAGTGCTATTGTTCAGGTTGATGCTGCTCCTTTCAAGCAGTGGTACTTGCAGCATTACGGAGTTGAGGTTGGTCGCAAGAAGAAGAATGCTTCTGCTGTTGCTGCCAAGAAGGATGGAGAG GAAGGTGAAGAAGTTGCTCCAGCTGCTGCCGCTCCTGAGGAGACCAAGAAGAGTAACCACGTCTTGAGGAAGATCGAGAGCCGTCAAGAGGGACGCAGCCTTGATTCCCACATCGAGGACCAGTTTGCCAGCGGAAGGTTGTTGGCTTGTATCTCATCTAGGCCTGGCCAGTGTGGACGTGCCGATGG ATACATTCTTGAAGGCAAAGAGCTAGAGTTCTACCAAAAGAAGATTCAGAAGAAGAAGGGAAAGGGTGCTGCTTAA